A stretch of Cryptosporangium aurantiacum DNA encodes these proteins:
- a CDS encoding ABC transporter permease, whose amino-acid sequence MRALLLFVGRKLAGVVATVVAASLVIYAALYAAPGDAASLLVGGHQPDPEALAQIRAQYHLDDPFFAQYWHWVSGVLSGNPGESIVVGEPVTSLIGARLLNTVLLVGYASILILGIGVTGGVVAGLSGKKLDALITGATTVLIAAPAFVAAIVLIWVFATQLGWFPVYGAGTGFADRIYHLTLPAIALSLSYLAYVTRITRAEVRAAAMADHVEAAAARGLRRRSVLRRHVLRNAAPPVLAVSGITVAGLFAGTAVAEQAFGVPGLGSLLVQSAARQDLIVVQVLSLLLVAAFVVVNMLVDVLNAVLDPRLLRAGANA is encoded by the coding sequence GTGAGAGCACTCCTCCTGTTCGTCGGGCGCAAGCTCGCCGGGGTCGTGGCGACCGTCGTGGCCGCCAGCCTGGTGATCTACGCCGCGCTCTACGCAGCGCCCGGCGACGCGGCGAGCCTGCTGGTCGGCGGCCACCAGCCCGACCCCGAGGCGCTGGCGCAGATCCGCGCGCAGTACCACCTCGACGACCCGTTCTTCGCCCAGTACTGGCACTGGGTGTCGGGTGTGCTGTCCGGCAACCCGGGCGAGTCGATCGTGGTCGGCGAGCCGGTCACGAGCCTGATCGGCGCGCGGCTGCTGAACACCGTGCTGCTGGTCGGGTACGCGTCGATCCTGATCCTGGGTATCGGCGTCACCGGCGGTGTCGTGGCGGGGCTGAGCGGCAAGAAGCTCGACGCGCTGATCACCGGGGCGACGACCGTGCTGATCGCCGCACCCGCGTTCGTCGCGGCGATCGTCCTGATCTGGGTCTTCGCCACGCAGCTCGGGTGGTTTCCGGTCTACGGGGCCGGGACCGGCTTCGCCGACCGGATCTACCACCTGACGCTGCCGGCGATCGCGCTGAGCCTGAGCTACCTGGCCTACGTCACCCGGATCACCCGGGCCGAGGTCCGGGCCGCCGCGATGGCCGACCACGTGGAGGCCGCCGCCGCCCGTGGCCTGCGACGCCGGTCGGTGCTGCGCCGCCACGTGCTGCGCAACGCCGCCCCGCCGGTGCTCGCGGTCTCCGGCATCACGGTGGCGGGCCTGTTCGCCGGGACGGCCGTCGCCGAGCAGGCGTTCGGCGTCCCCGGTCTGGGCTCGCTGCTGGTGCAGAGCGCCGCCCGGCAGGACCTGATCGTCGTCCAGGTGCTCTCGCTGCTACTGGTCGCCGCGTTCGTCGTCGTGAACATGCTGGTCGACGTGCTCAACGCGGTCCTCGACCCGCGTCTGCTCCGTGCCGGAGCGAACGCATGA
- a CDS encoding ABC transporter permease, translating into MTVSPERNLLPAGKPTSAPPAPARRAWLSPVHRLASLGWASGIAGTLCVAVVLVAVFAPWLAPHDPNAIDPLNALAPYSAEHLLGTDDLGRDLLSRLIVGSRSSLAGPLLVVVASGFAGTAIAVSAAWFGGWFDALVSRLLDILFAFPGLVLAITVVAVFGTGFVAPVVALSVAFVPLVARVMRAAALRERSLPYIEALRVQGFSGWHICVRHLIPNLAPLLFVQAAIGFGYAMLDLASISFLGLGLQPPAADWGLMIANGQPSILAGSPQQSIFAAVAVVVTVVSFTVVAERLATRFGGAR; encoded by the coding sequence ATGACTGTGTCTCCCGAGCGCAACCTCCTGCCCGCGGGCAAGCCGACGTCCGCGCCTCCGGCACCGGCCCGCCGTGCGTGGCTGAGCCCTGTGCACCGGCTCGCGTCGCTCGGTTGGGCCTCCGGCATCGCGGGGACGCTGTGCGTCGCGGTCGTGCTGGTCGCCGTGTTCGCGCCCTGGCTGGCGCCGCACGACCCGAACGCGATCGACCCGCTCAACGCGCTCGCGCCATACTCTGCCGAGCACCTACTGGGCACCGACGACCTGGGCCGCGACCTGCTGTCCCGGCTGATCGTCGGGTCGCGGTCCAGCCTGGCCGGGCCGCTGCTCGTGGTGGTGGCGTCGGGGTTCGCCGGAACCGCGATCGCGGTCTCGGCGGCGTGGTTCGGCGGCTGGTTCGACGCGCTGGTGTCCCGCCTCCTCGACATCCTGTTCGCGTTCCCCGGCCTGGTGCTGGCGATCACGGTCGTCGCGGTGTTCGGCACCGGGTTCGTGGCGCCGGTCGTCGCGCTGTCGGTCGCGTTCGTGCCGCTGGTGGCGCGGGTCATGCGGGCGGCGGCGCTGCGCGAGCGGTCGCTGCCGTACATCGAGGCGCTCCGCGTCCAGGGGTTCTCGGGGTGGCACATCTGCGTGCGGCACCTGATCCCGAACTTGGCGCCGCTGCTGTTCGTCCAGGCGGCGATCGGTTTCGGCTACGCGATGCTCGACCTGGCGTCGATCTCGTTCCTCGGTCTCGGTCTGCAGCCACCGGCCGCCGACTGGGGCCTGATGATCGCGAACGGTCAGCCGTCGATCCTGGCCGGTAGCCCGCAGCAGTCGATCTTCGCCGCGGTCGCGGTGGTGGTGACCGTGGTGTCGTTCACGGTGGTGGCCGAGCGGCTCGCCACCCGCTTCGGAGGGGCCCGATGA
- a CDS encoding ABC transporter ATP-binding protein → MSGDLLRIEDLRVDLPGPSGHRSVLRGVSLRMAPGEALGLVGESGSGKSMTARSVLRLLPRGARTTGAIHVGGVEVGGLDSGGLRRLRSRDVAMVFQDPRATVNPVRTVGDFLGEVLREQGLSRAAADAKAGRILAEIGVDRVERRLRQHPYELSGGLLQRVVIAAALATEPALILADEPTTALDVTTQEEVVAILDEQRRLRSVGLLFISHDLELAAAVCDRIAVMYAGTIVEVLPADRLHEDARHPYTQALLRARPGSVPPGARLETVPGRPQSAFDAPPTCVFADRCPAVADVCRVAVPEFRAVGTGEVACHLVSAEVVHG, encoded by the coding sequence ATGAGCGGGGATCTGCTGCGGATCGAGGACCTCCGGGTCGACCTGCCCGGGCCTTCGGGTCACCGGTCGGTGCTCCGGGGCGTGTCGCTCCGGATGGCGCCGGGGGAAGCGTTGGGGCTGGTGGGTGAGTCGGGGTCCGGCAAGTCGATGACCGCCCGGTCGGTGCTGCGGCTGCTGCCCCGGGGTGCCCGGACGACCGGCGCGATCCACGTCGGCGGCGTCGAGGTCGGTGGCTTGGACAGCGGTGGCCTGCGGAGGCTGCGCTCGCGTGACGTCGCCATGGTCTTTCAGGACCCGCGGGCGACGGTCAACCCGGTGCGGACGGTCGGGGACTTCCTCGGCGAGGTCCTGCGTGAGCAGGGGCTGAGCCGCGCGGCGGCGGACGCGAAGGCCGGGCGGATCCTCGCCGAGATCGGCGTCGACCGGGTCGAGCGGCGGCTGCGCCAGCATCCGTACGAGCTGTCCGGCGGGCTGCTGCAGCGGGTGGTGATCGCGGCCGCGCTCGCCACCGAACCGGCGTTGATCCTCGCCGACGAGCCGACCACCGCCCTGGACGTGACCACCCAGGAGGAGGTGGTGGCGATCCTGGACGAGCAGCGGCGTCTGCGCTCGGTCGGGCTGCTGTTCATCTCGCACGACCTGGAGCTGGCCGCCGCGGTGTGCGACCGGATCGCGGTGATGTACGCCGGGACGATCGTCGAGGTGTTGCCCGCCGACCGGCTCCACGAGGACGCGCGGCACCCGTATACGCAGGCGCTGCTGCGGGCGCGGCCCGGCTCGGTGCCGCCGGGTGCCCGGTTGGAGACCGTGCCCGGGCGTCCGCAGTCGGCGTTCGACGCGCCTCCGACGTGCGTGTTCGCGGATCGCTGTCCGGCGGTTGCGGACGTCTG